The following are encoded together in the Diabrotica undecimpunctata isolate CICGRU chromosome 7, icDiaUnde3, whole genome shotgun sequence genome:
- the Ciz1 gene encoding uncharacterized protein Ciz1 isoform X2, with the protein MPRGRFPSSPRGGYRGSSRGSSRGSSRGLSSWNGSPRSGGYPSSRYPSAVESRNPYEPKYSTSERFREEYKPYRAEYSTSVMVRERRSPERKRLRVEAPSSRHESYYGSSRHEAPYERRPSEHHSTLSRREEFRRPSGPPPKRGSYRGRLSSRGSSSIRARRTLVPGSYSIRRRVPHISEYARRLKIARIRRAIARRHAIEEAEAENGEAKVEIDSGAQTTEEGKDNEERKEQSKAFIKLQCPHCHMRALTYKKYELHLGSRTHSVAMRRVAFKQKAILNQMRRAQRSTQNELEKNAEDLDNVTTYCPLCKLNFKQKKAVHQLSESHVNMKKFLMPTCKVCTLAFKSPMSYEKHLCSVDHIKRKQRGGVDDDIENFTTIDSVGDDENAEGGESVGLDKIRKIEAYYCDLCKMYLQRADESDMAPILARHCKQRVHIQRYKVVSKKEGVKVEPKTEDQSKEEDKLWADVDKDLGDILAEAQGNKSSDEDEDSRINGLN; encoded by the exons ATGCCTAGGGGTAGATTCCCATCGTCTCCTAGAGGAGGTTACAGAGGCAGTTCCAGAGGAAGCTCCAGAGGAAGTTCCAGAGGACTTTCTTCCTGGAATGGCTCTCCGCGTTCAGGAGGATATCCTTCGAGCAGATATCCATCCGCAGTGGAATCAAGAAATCCCTATGAGCCCAAATATTCGACTTCAGAGAGATTTAGAGAAGAATATAAGCCTTACAGAGCT GAATATAGCACCAGTGTTATGGTACGGGAAAGAAGATCCCCTGAGCGTAAACGTTTGAGGGTGGAA GCTCCTAGTTCCAGGCATGAAAGTTACTATGGTTCGAGTAGACATGAAGCACCATATGAAAGAAGACCAAGTGAACATCACTCTACGTTGTCAAGAAGGGAAGAGTTCCGTAGGCCTTCTGGACCTCCACCAAAACGCGGTTCTTACCGTGGAAGACTTAGTTCAAGGGGCTCGTCTAGTATAAGAGCTAGGCGAACTCTAGTTCCTGGATCATATTCTATTCGCAGGAGAGTTCCACATATCTCTGAATATGCAAGGAGGCTTAAGATAGCTAGAATCAGGAG GGCCATTGCAAGAAGACATGCCATAGAAGAAGCTGAAGCTGAAAATGGAGAAGCAAAAGTAGAAATTGATAGTGGAGCACAAACCACTGAAGAGGGTAAGGATAATGAAGAAAGAAAAGAACAAAGCAAAGCTTTCATCAAACTGCAATGCCCTCATTGCCACATGCGGGCTTTGACTTATAAGAAATATGAATTGCACTTGGGTAGCCGTACCCATTCTGTTGCGATGAGAAGAGTTGCTTTTAAGCAAAAAGCTATCCTAa ATCAAATGCGCCGTGCTCAGAGAAGTACTCAAAATGAGTTGGAAAAGAATGCTGAGGATCTTGACAATGTAACTACTTACTGTCCTCTATGCAAACTGAATTTCAAGCAAAAGAAAGCTGTGCATCAATTATCTGAGTCACATGTTAACATGAAAAAGTTCTTGATGCCAACTTGCAAAGTTTGTACCCTGGCCTTTAAGAGTCCCATGTCTTATGAAAAGCATTTGTGCTCTGTGGATCATATTAAG CGTAAACAACGAGGAGGCGTTGATGATGATATAGAGAATTTCACTACAATTGATTCAGTTGGAGATG atgaaAATGCAGAAGGTGGTGAAAGTGTAGGGTTGGACAAAATCCGTAAAATTGAAGCCTACTATTGTGACTTGTGTAAGATGTATCTTCAACGAGCAGATGAATCTGATATGGCTCCTATTTTGGCTCGTCATTGCAAACAACGTGTGCATATTCAACGTTACAAGGTAGTAAGCAAAAAGGAAGGAGTTAAAGTTGAGCCAAAAACTGAAGACCAATCTAAAGAAGAGGATAAGTTGTGGGCTGATGTTGATAAAGACCTGGGCGATATTTTAGCAGAGGCCCAAGGGAACAAGAGTTCGGATGAAGATGAAGATTCTCGTATTAACG GTTTAAACTAA
- the Ciz1 gene encoding uncharacterized protein Ciz1 isoform X1, with the protein MPRGRFPSSPRGGYRGSSRGSSRGSSRGLSSWNGSPRSGGYPSSRYPSAVESRNPYEPKYSTSERFREEYKPYRAEYSTSVMVRERRSPERKRLRVEAPSSRHESYYGSSRHEAPYERRPSEHHSTLSRREEFRRPSGPPPKRGSYRGRLSSRGSSSIRARRTLVPGSYSIRRRVPHISEYARRLKIARIRRAIARRHAIEEAEAENGEAKVEIDSGAQTTEEGKDNEERKEQSKAFIKLQCPHCHMRALTYKKYELHLGSRTHSVAMRRVAFKQKAILNQMRRAQRSTQNELEKNAEDLDNVTTYCPLCKLNFKQKKAVHQLSESHVNMKKFLMPTCKVCTLAFKSPMSYEKHLCSVDHIKRKQRGGVDDDIENFTTIDSVGDDENAEGGESVGLDKIRKIEAYYCDLCKMYLQRADESDMAPILARHCKQRVHIQRYKVVSKKEGVKVEPKTEDQSKEEDKLWADVDKDLGDILAEAQGNKSSDEDEDSRINGERYDRFKLSEKGDEEGAENKLIINDVAEAK; encoded by the exons ATGCCTAGGGGTAGATTCCCATCGTCTCCTAGAGGAGGTTACAGAGGCAGTTCCAGAGGAAGCTCCAGAGGAAGTTCCAGAGGACTTTCTTCCTGGAATGGCTCTCCGCGTTCAGGAGGATATCCTTCGAGCAGATATCCATCCGCAGTGGAATCAAGAAATCCCTATGAGCCCAAATATTCGACTTCAGAGAGATTTAGAGAAGAATATAAGCCTTACAGAGCT GAATATAGCACCAGTGTTATGGTACGGGAAAGAAGATCCCCTGAGCGTAAACGTTTGAGGGTGGAA GCTCCTAGTTCCAGGCATGAAAGTTACTATGGTTCGAGTAGACATGAAGCACCATATGAAAGAAGACCAAGTGAACATCACTCTACGTTGTCAAGAAGGGAAGAGTTCCGTAGGCCTTCTGGACCTCCACCAAAACGCGGTTCTTACCGTGGAAGACTTAGTTCAAGGGGCTCGTCTAGTATAAGAGCTAGGCGAACTCTAGTTCCTGGATCATATTCTATTCGCAGGAGAGTTCCACATATCTCTGAATATGCAAGGAGGCTTAAGATAGCTAGAATCAGGAG GGCCATTGCAAGAAGACATGCCATAGAAGAAGCTGAAGCTGAAAATGGAGAAGCAAAAGTAGAAATTGATAGTGGAGCACAAACCACTGAAGAGGGTAAGGATAATGAAGAAAGAAAAGAACAAAGCAAAGCTTTCATCAAACTGCAATGCCCTCATTGCCACATGCGGGCTTTGACTTATAAGAAATATGAATTGCACTTGGGTAGCCGTACCCATTCTGTTGCGATGAGAAGAGTTGCTTTTAAGCAAAAAGCTATCCTAa ATCAAATGCGCCGTGCTCAGAGAAGTACTCAAAATGAGTTGGAAAAGAATGCTGAGGATCTTGACAATGTAACTACTTACTGTCCTCTATGCAAACTGAATTTCAAGCAAAAGAAAGCTGTGCATCAATTATCTGAGTCACATGTTAACATGAAAAAGTTCTTGATGCCAACTTGCAAAGTTTGTACCCTGGCCTTTAAGAGTCCCATGTCTTATGAAAAGCATTTGTGCTCTGTGGATCATATTAAG CGTAAACAACGAGGAGGCGTTGATGATGATATAGAGAATTTCACTACAATTGATTCAGTTGGAGATG atgaaAATGCAGAAGGTGGTGAAAGTGTAGGGTTGGACAAAATCCGTAAAATTGAAGCCTACTATTGTGACTTGTGTAAGATGTATCTTCAACGAGCAGATGAATCTGATATGGCTCCTATTTTGGCTCGTCATTGCAAACAACGTGTGCATATTCAACGTTACAAGGTAGTAAGCAAAAAGGAAGGAGTTAAAGTTGAGCCAAAAACTGAAGACCAATCTAAAGAAGAGGATAAGTTGTGGGCTGATGTTGATAAAGACCTGGGCGATATTTTAGCAGAGGCCCAAGGGAACAAGAGTTCGGATGAAGATGAAGATTCTCGTATTAACGGTGAGAGATATGATAG GTTTAAACTAAGTGAGAAGGGGGATGAAGAAGGAGCAGAGAACAAATTGATTATCAATGACGTAGCTGAagctaaataa